A region of the Cryptomeria japonica unplaced genomic scaffold, Sugi_1.0 HiC_scaffold_182, whole genome shotgun sequence genome:
CTTGGCTTCCATAGCACCAGATCCCACCCCGCTTATTTAAACTTCACAAAGAAACAAGAGTGTTAAGCATGGTGAAGAGGAGGATAACGATGACTATGAGATGGAGGTAAAACAaggtagactgaaagagaaaacaaatttatTGGGCAATAGAGATTCTCAATTTGGGGACTCAATTTTCCATTTTCTTGCTATCATTAAGGACCTAATGGATTTATTCTATGACTTCTCGACCTATTTGGCTGAGTATCGCAATAGGCATAAGTCTAGGGTGGAACAAAAAAGgcacaaagaaaaaagaaattgaaccaaataTGGAAGGTGAAAAGAGGCAAAGAGGGTGCTACTTGAGAGAACTAGAATTCAAGACTAAAATTGGTCATGAAAGAGTTTGATGCTCTTATGAGCCTCCATAATATGAAGTCTACATAGTTTTTCGTGGTTTGTTATTTCGGTAGTGTTGGGGTTGTGTTGGTGCAATAACTTGTTTGTTATTGAGCTTCTCTGTTTTAATATTCTAACTTTGGGCATGGGACCCTCTTCCCACCTTatctaatcaaaaacaaattttttgTACACTTTTAATATTACAAATCAATGTTAGATGtggttaaaaaacattaaaatatagtCAGGTCATAGTATGATGTTGCATTGGACTATGTTGGTAGTGAAGAATTAAATTGTTTACGAGTTTATTTTTATCAAATGAATTGTGGAAACCTCATATCTTTAATTAAATTGTTATCAAATGTATGATTATGTGTGTATCTTATTTCAAGTTATATtggaaataattaatttttttatttgagcGTGTAGGAAATTTTCATAGCTAATATAAATTGGAGTTCCCTAAGAGAATCCTAGTCATTTTCAATTCCTagtgaagccttgaccttagttaatgatagggactaaggtctctgattttagtaattgttgtaatgtgatgtattttgtgttttaaatatagttttattttattttgatatttgagtAATTTAGCATTTGCGTCCAGCGGCATCCTTATGGAAAGATAGATTTCACACTGAGTAGGTTTTTGAATGACTTTCAAGTGTTTGTTTCATCTATTTATAAGTGTACATAGACCCATACTGAAACACTTAGGAGATGGAGGTAAAACAaggtagactgaaagagaaaataaatttattaggcGATAGAGTTTCTCAATTTGGGgactcatttttttcattttcttactaTCATTAAGGACCTAATGGATTTTTTCTATGACTTCTCGATCTTTTTGACTGACTATCGCAATAGGCATAAGTCAAGGATGGAAcaaaaaaggcaaaaagaaaaaagaaatcaaaCTAAATATGGAAGGTGAAAAGAAGCAACGAGGGTACTGCTTGAGAGAGctataaacaaagacaaaaattggtcatgaaagaGTCAAATGCTCTTATGAGCCTCCATAATATGAAGTCTAAATATTTTTTCGTGGTTTGTTATTTTGGTAGTTTTGCGGTTGTGTCGGCAGAGTAACTTGTTTGTTATTGAACTTCTTTATTCTAGTATTCTAACTTTGGTTGTGGGACCCTCTTCCCACCTTAtccaatcaaaaacaaattttatctacactttttatattacaaatcaatgtcagatttcgttaataaacattaaaatataatcaaGTTATAGTACGATGTTGTATTGGACTATGTTGGTAGTGAAGAATTATTCTTTTATCAAATGTATGATTATGTGTGCATTTTATTTCAACCTatattggaaatttatttattttctttgagtGTGTAGGAAATTTTCATAGCTAATAGAAATTGGAGTTTCCTAAGAAAATCCTATTCATTTTAAATTCTTagtgaagccttgaccttagttaatgatagggactaaggtctttgattttagcaattgttgtaatgtgatgtatttttttttttaaatatatttttattttgtttttatatatgaGTAAGTTAGTATCTGCGCCCAGTGGCATCCTTATAGAAAAAATAGGTGTTATGTTGAgcatttttttgaatgattttaaaGTGTCGGTTTCATCTATTTTTGAGTGTATTTAGGCCCATAAAGAAACACTTATGAGTTGGATACCTTTTTGGGAATTAGTCCGTGGGATtttgccatcatttgatcttgtccaAGTCTCTTAGAAAAAAGGTGTCGAAAGTCTAACTTGCGGGTGACAGTAAGTAAATTACCACTTTCAAATCCACTCCAACAATTTTGTGAATGGTGCTTCCGCATGCCTCACACATATGAGTGGATCCAAAGGATCCTATTGGGGAAGAGTATACAATATTATTCCTCTCATCCCAATGCTCTCACACGTAGGAGCATTTGTGATATCCACATACCCTTAGGTTTTGGTGAGAAGGGGTTAGAGGAGGTGAATGAGATCAATGTGGTACCTCCTGACCAGGGGAGGGGAGGCCATATGACACATATTGTATATACCATTCTAAGAGTCTTTGTAtggcttattattttattttttgcatctttctttttgggattttttgggaGGCCTTGTGGAAGGACTCAAAAGAGTCTTTGAGAAATTTCTATCAAACCCTCCTCATCtattaaggaaatattttgatatGATTCAATCTTTAGAATGCTATATTCCATTTTGTTGTAAATATGTTAGTGgaggcttttgatttgatttttaaatttcatctttctatgtcttttcttATGTATATGACACGTGTGTGAGGGTTTAGGCTCTCCCAAGTTGATCAGAGAAACTCATGTGTAGGGTGAGGGATATGTGGAACCTCCAAGGGAACGATTTTTTCTCGTTGAGAAGGAGATTTCTTGGGTATGAGTATCCTTGATTCTTTTGGAAAATCTGTGGAAAAATGGTTCGATATAATTTAGAAGGGATGTGAATTATATGGTGTTGGACTCCCTTAATGGATTTTACATCTGCGTGGAGTATTTATATTGGGAAATCAAGTTTCTCATGGGCCTCTTAGCTTGGGGGTTGGTTGTGAGAAAGCCCAAATGTTGGAAGGTGAGCTCTCCATTGGCTTGTTTAAAAATTGtgttttgtaagattttttgtGGAATCAAATGGGGTGCTACCTTGACATtggaatgaaaatattcattctcacgtttgggttagaatttttattacattttttaaATGGGTTGGAGTAAGTTGttaaaaattttatcaaatgggtcCCTTGCAATGTTGTGTATATCAAGTTGataaatgatgatgttgttgtgtttAGAAGCGATTATATTTTACTTTTCTAAAAAATATACATATTGTTTAAGGGCTGAGTTTGTTTAAGAAATAACTTAGCGCTTGTGataatttgcatttcatacatttaaaAGTTATTGATACTTAATGAACAAATTAAAGTTATTAGTAATAGTGGATTAAATTAGCTTTAAGAGTGTGAAATTTTCATgcacttttcttaatatttttagttAATAAAGTGAAGGGGATGTTTATCACGCAAATATTGTTCTCTTTGTTATCctacaaaataaaaaaacttgCTCTACTTAAACTTtggtttaaaattaaaaatagttatttgtaattagatgtgtatgttcacctatttaaaaatatatattttatacaaagtatatttacctttgtaaacacacacacacagcaAACTTGAGTTTGGGTTTCTAGTGTTACCATATCGGTTAAGGCCCATTAAGCGGGTTTAGCatgataattaattcttttaagagaatttaatttaatataactttAGGAAATGAAAAACCTTAGGTGGAGTTGGTGTGCTAGGTTTTAGGATTTAACATGTCTTGTAATCGTTTAAATGTGATGTGGCCTCTCAAATTAATTAGTCAagtgaaataatttaatttatctaattgatAGTGAatggtaattaattaaattaaatctgaaATCAAAGTGTAGTatacttttatttcaaaaatttggttttaaaagaaaGTAAAATATCAGCTTAGGATTGAGAAAATTCACTCTTTATTTCGTTTTAATTTAGTTGAGTTGGACTCTTCAGAAGAATAAACTATCGTTGTGGCTAATATTTAGTTAAAACAAACagtatatttacttattaaaaatatttaatagaaaattatCATTTATTCGTTTGGCGCATTTAATCTCTTTATATATCATTGGTAATTAGttaaaatttgttaaatttatatataatttagctTAGTTAGGGTTTACTTAGCTATAGGTGTTAGGTCACGCCATAGAGGCCCGACCGGTTCACTACCAATTAGGAATTAGAGGGAATGTTGCCTTCAGGAGTTCCTCCCTTGAGACATGTTGCATAAGGGTTCCAAATCTCGATCACCTTATCATTCTTGTTTTACGTTGTGCGAAATGAGTGTCATAACGCCCGCTCATCTTATTCCTTTTCTCACCTCGTCTAGCATGAGTCCTATGACGTTGAGTATGTAACATATACATGCGCATGCCACGATGAATTTGCCTTGTACACCAAGTTCATCCTTTCAATCACAAAACAACCCattctcttatttatttatttaaattctcttgCAACCAAACTCTATAATTAACATGAATCCTTAATATTATAAAccaaaaatattaatgataatttagaACTATTCTTTGTTTTAAAGGCTCACGaatataacacatatatttttataataaaactgAGATTATCCTACCCGAGCGTAAAAAGGTTTTCAAGAAAGACGCAATATAAAGCATGCATGGACGGTGTTTGTGTCAACATCCAAGAAAATTTCCTCTTTTACCAATTCTGAGACGGCTGAGAAAAATGTATATATTAGTTCCTTTGAAGAAGGCCATCGCTCCAATAAAGTCTAATCGTTTCCACATTACTAAATTAATGGCGGTGGCGAGAATATGAGGAAGAATACGTCTAAGGCAGGAGGTAAGCTGATCTTCAGATAAGCATATGCAGcagaagatagaaaatttcaacGATAATGAAAGAATGGTGAGAATACATCTGCGGTAGCAGGTGAGATAGCCATATGCTGCAGCAAGACTTACTCTGACGTATCGAAAAGAGCAACAACTCTGGaagtatattattataatattacaagGATTGGTGATTTAATATACGGAGTGAAGATGAATTAGTCATAAGGTTTGGGCTATATAAAGCTTGTAATGGGCTTGTAACACACATTCATATCCTTCTGAGCTCTTGTACTATCTGCGTTTCTATTATAATGGCTAACCGAATGATTTACTTCACACTGGGACTTTTTCTGTTGATATGTTGTTACAGCGACAGGGTCATGGCAGGGGATTCCGATCCCTTGCAAGATTTCTGCGTTGCAGATGAGGAAAGCAAAGGTGAGTAAAAAACTTTATACATAAACAATGGTAATGATTTGCTTATTAGACGAGTCGAGTTAGtaatagattgatttgattttgcTTTAAACAGTTTTGGTGAACGGGTTCGTTTGCAAAGACCCAATGCAAGTTTCAGCAGACGACTTCTTCTTCCGGGGACTTGGGCAGGCAGGGAACACCGACAATGATGTGGGCTCCAACGTAACGATGGCGAACGTTAAACAGATACCAGGCCTCAATACGTTGGGAATATCGTTGGTCCGCATCGACTACGCAgtgggtggaataaatcctcctcacacacacccaagagccaccgaagttcttgttttactggaaggccagcttcttgtgggtttcattgacaccaacaacaagtttttcagcaaaacgttggagaagggagatgtgtttgtgtttccaaaggcacttgtgcatttccagcagaatgtggggCATGAAAATGCGGTGGCCATATCTGCATTGAGCAGCCAGCTTCCGGGAGTTCAGACAATCGCCAACTCTCTGTTTGCAGCGGATCCTCCTCTCCCAGATTCCGTATTGGCCAAGGCCTTCCGCATCACACAGGAAGTTGTGGATTACATTCAGAAGAAATTCGCATAAGAATTTGCTGTGTTctatcaaacaaaacaatcaagaGGGGACCAAGTCTTTCCCAAATTCTTTTTCCTTGCCGTTCAATAAAACAATCTTTCTAGAGTTATTGCCGTCCTCTTCTGCTATTCATAGCATCTGTTTTGAACATGACTATATCCTCCGCATAttccaaagatgaaggattaattTGAAGCATCTGAAGGCATTTATGAATATTTTATACAAGAGCATCCTTGTATTAGGTATACATTCATTTGCAACATGTTAACAATATATTCTTTAACATAAATATtgcaggaacaacaacaaacaaagtgcTTGACTTGGATAGAATGAGTAACACTATAATTCTTGCATGCCAATCTGTCAAGGGTGTTCTTTAACATAGTCTTAACCTCATTTTAGCTCTGACATAAAAGGTGAATGGTTTGGAAGTAGGAAATAGTTATTGGGAAATATAATTAGTAGTTGTTCTTCAAATCACCCTCACAATCATCCAATGCTTCAAGACTCCCCATCAAAGAAGTCATTCCAGAAGGTTAGGGACTCTCCTCAAGATAAGAATGATTGCTCTAATAAATGTAGTATACCTTCGATGGAATGCAACACGGTTTCATTATGTCTAAATTCCAAGAAAATCCGTAGAACTAGAATATCCATTGCATCCAATATCGCAATATTTGATCGGGGATAATATGATAACCTTGACACATATCTATTCTTACATCAATCTACCTACATAAGGGTTATGATTGAGGGGCCTCTTGTATTAAACATTTCTAATaagttggaatgacatggaaaatctaagacagtgaagaTAGATTATTGATAATAACACAATTCATTTACATGGTGTTAATTAATTTATGGCCTCCCAAAATAAGCTTTTCTAAATCTCCCCTAATTCATTCCTACGTTATAATAAATATGTCACTGTGGATGTTATGTATGAAGATCTAAATACTAAAGGGAAAAAGGATAATGCTCATGTTGATTTTAAAAACTTTGTATgtaatattaaaaatatgattagttgaaaaatttagcaatatattACCTTGCTCAATCATAAACTCCCAGATCGGttacaaaaaaaattcctcaaaccatttcctccttgtataagcatttctatagatcatcaaatatgatAACCAATAATTTAACCATAGGTTTCCTATCAAAGCAAATGCAAATCTGCATATGTGAATAAGCACAATAGGATAGGAAAATATTGTTGTCGTAGGCCATGTATGTTTCATGCTGGAAAAATATTATTGTTGCAAGCCTAAGAGGTGCATAAAGGAGCTCCTTGGATCCATGGATATGCAGGTGTAAGTTTGAGAAATATGTGAAGGCGGAAGGATATTTTCATATTGAAGCCATTTGCTAATTGATATGAGGAAGACAAAAGTGTCGTCATATTGAGAAGTTGTCAATTACACTGTAATGAAGAATAAGATAATAGATATAACTGATACATTATCGGTGAGATATGTCAATTTtataatcttctatttttcctatgTATTTTTAGGGCTTCAAATGAATAAAGCTTCATATATAGCCCCTCTAGCGATCAGTTCATTGTGAAGCTTAAAAGCCTCTTCCGTCATGCCTTGGATGTCTATACCTCAAATAATCTAGTAATATGAGAAGTTTCATTGCGCTTGCATCCATCTCCAACTGTATCGATCAATATATTAATTATCAAGCCCATTCTACATTGTTCACATAGATAACAAATAAGGCTATTGTAAGATGACACATTGCTCTGATAGATTGTGCTTATGATCTTTTCTTTAGCATGTCTAATGCCACATATGTGATCCCTTGCCTACGCAAATAGGGAGTCAATGAGGTATAAGTAATTACTTGATCATGTTCCACGAGGATTCTATTTATTCACCGGGTTTCTCGTCTCTCTATGAAAGATTCGCACGTCAATCATATGAGTCCTGCAAATAGTGGTGGTTCGGGAATCTAAATAGATTTAAACACTAGCACAAATAATTCATGACATTCACTAAACCTAGGGTTCTCTCTCAAGGTCATTGTGGTTAATGCTACACCAAAATAGAATAATGTGGCTTTGGTTATTTATGTACAAGA
Encoded here:
- the LOC131078319 gene encoding putative germin-like protein 2-3, producing the protein MAGDSDPLQDFCVADEESKVLVNGFVCKDPMQVSADDFFFRGLGQAGNTDNDVGSNVTMANVKQIPGLNTLGISLVRIDYAVGGINPPHTHPRATEVLVLLEGQLLVGFIDTNNKFFSKTLEKGDVFVFPKALVHFQQNVGHENAVAISALSSQLPGVQTIANSLFAADPPLPDSVLAKAFRITQEVVDYIQKKFA